The nucleotide window GAGGGGCCAGAGTAGCTGGAGTGAGCCCTCAGGACTACAGGCCAATGTGCATTCTTGGGGTGCCCCCCGACTCCAGCATTACTttctcctcccttgtttgctggcATCACAGTCCAGGACCTCCTCTGGGAACCCCACCTCCCCCAACATTTCCTCCTTGCCCTGCGCTCTAAGCTAACACCTAAGGggctgtattggagaaggaaatggcaacccactccagtgttcttgcctggagaatcccagggatgggggagcctggtgggctgccgtctatggggttgcatagagtcggacacgactgaagcgacttagcagcagcagcagcagcagcagcagcagcaaggggctGTATACCCAAGGGCAGTGGCCTTGCCACCTAGAGCCCCAGATGCTTCTGAAGAGGGTTTCTTAGCCAGATGCTGGTTAGGTCAATGGACAGTGGGTGGAAATGAAACTCAGCAGAAGCTGCCCCACCCCTCATCAGCATCCATTTCTCAGCCTCCCTGGGTCGGTCCAGAGGGTGGGTCCTGGTCAGGTGGCCAGGTGGTCAGGTGCACAGCTCAGAGCAGGGCCAGCACCATGGGTGCACAAATGACAGTGTCCAGGAGGAAGCACCAAAAAGCCACACCGGGACCCAGTGTGTGGCAGCCAGGAAGGACCATGGGGGAATGGAGAGGGGACTGGGACTTTGTAGAAGGAGAGAAGCCATAGCAGAGGGGCAGGGAAGAGGTCAGAGGACCATGGGCATCTCACAGGAAGGTCCACGTGCCGAAGCACTGCTTTAGGAGTGTGGCCCATGGAGCTATAGTGAGGATGATGTCCTGCCACCTAAGCTGCACCACGTCCAGTGGGCATCCGCCTGGGGGAAGAGGTGGATTCCTGCCCTGTGATCTGTGCCCCTGACCACTGCCCAGCCTACCTACCCTAGGAACTCGTGCACCCCTGAAACACTGGAAATGTGCCGAGGTCGCCAGCCTTCTCAGCAGGCCCAGGAGCCCCTTGGGGTTCCTCTTGCTGACCGACCACTCCAAGACCCGGAGAGAAATTTGAACACCAGAGTGCTCATCTGCAGCACGACAATCCATCACTGAGACCACTAAGGCTGGAACCCAAGCTTCCCCAGATACGGTGCCAAGATATCCTCATCCCAAAGGGAGGGGGACACATCGTGACAACTATCACTTGGAGCCCTCTCCCTCACCTAGAACCCCAGCTGGAGCAATGGCGTACCCACTCGGGGATTGTGACACCTGGTAAGTACCAGCAAGTAACTGCCAGTAATGTTGAATAACCATGGTTATGACAAGTAACCAGTGGTGACAACGAGGAGCTGGTGGGCACACCAGCTGCCCTGGCTCAGGCAAGCCACACACATGTAGCCTCCAAGGCCACCTCCACACACATGTAGCCTCCAAGGCCACCTCCAGACGACATGAGGTCAGCCCCAGTCAGAGCGGGTAGGTGCTGCACCTAGTGAGGGTCAACGGAGTGGGGCAGGCTGGGGGCTCTGGGGCCTGGGGAAGGGTGGAGTCTTGGGTAGGGGAGCCGGGGTGGAGGTAGCAGCTCCAGGAGAGAGGCGGTGAAGGAGGCCAGAGCTGAGGGCTGGGTCTGTCTAGAGGACAGAGCCAAGGGCCTGAGGCTGGGATGTGACAGGGGAGTCAAGGATGTGCTGGGGCCATCCTCTGGAGGAAGTGTCACCGCGCCGATCTGGCCCTGGGGATAAGGGTCTGAGAGTGGCCCCGGATTCCCTGCAAGGTGCCCTGGCGGGGGAGCACGCGGGGGAGCGGGTCGGAGCGGACCTCAGCGTGTCCTGGGAACCAGGAAGCGAGTAGCCGGAGgacagggagggaagggggcCACCGCTGGAGATGGGGAGCCGGGCCCCAAGCCGGGTCTCTGGGAGGTGCCTTCACACCTGGCCCCGTGGCGGGGCGGGGAATGGCTTGCCAGAAACCGGGCTTTGCCCCCTTTGCCGCCGCGGCCTCCCCAGGGGCGCCGGGTTCCCAGGGCGCGGGGGCGGCACCTGGAGCGCGCTGGGCGGCGCGTCCTCCTCGGCTTCCGCGTTCCCCAGAGCGCCGGTCTCGCCATCCTCGCCGGCTTCCGCCCGCGGGCCCTCGCCGTTCTCCTCCTCATCCTCGTCCCAGGTCGAGTCGCAGTCCGAGTCCTCCATGCTCCGGTGGCGGTGGGACCCGCTCCGGCGGAAGCGAAAGTGAAACAGGGAGGAAACGCGGGGGCGGGCCGGGGGGCGGGTCGGAGGCGGGCCCGGGGCTGCCGTCTCGGTCCGCCCAGCCCGGAGGAGGACCGTCCCCAGGATGTACCCTCCAAGGATGTCCCTCTGGAGAAGGCCTGTCCTCCCACACCGAGAATATCCCTCCCCCCGAGAAAGCCCCTCCGGAGGACGCTCCCCTCTCCCCCAAGGttgtccccccccaccccatgcccaccTAGGTAGGGATTTCTCCCTGGAGAGGACCCTTGGGGGGTAGTCCCTAGGGTACCCTCTCAGGACCCTCCCAGGTCCcttttcccctggagaatggcctCCTCCACCCTGGAGGACGCCTACACGCAAGATGTCCAGAACCATTGCCCCGCCCCTGTGTTCTCCTCAGAAGAATGTAGACAGGAAGCCCGCCCCCTGAGGAGGTCCCCCAGAGCACCCCCAGAACGTCCCTTCCCCTCCGAACACCCTCCCCTGCAGGGCAcctctctccaccatgatccccCCAAGGATGACCTCAGGGAGGGTGTCCCCCTGAAGGGTGGCCCCCCTGGAGCTTGTTCGTAGCAGATGTCCCCCACAAGTGTGCCCCTAGGAGGATACCCCAAGTTGTCTGAGAGTCCCATAGTGCAGTGTCCTCGTGGGCCTGCCCTCCTGTCCCCTCTGCTGCAGGTAGTGGCTGTAAGGCAGCATGGGTGCTGCCGTCACTCACTTGGAGGCACCAGGTAAAGACCCAGACACCCGGAGACAGGAATGACCCGGGGTCACCCTCAGGGCTGGTCAACAGAGACTGAGGCCCTGCCCAATGCTGCAGGCTGCCAGGCCTCAGGTTGGTATGCCCAAGGATGTGACAGTCCTTGAGCTCTGCATCTGCGGACAGCTCAGAGCTGGACAGAACCTGCCAGTCTTGGCCATGGGCACGGCTGAAGACCCTTCATGCTGGTGCCAACTCCTTGCAGGCTTACCAACCTCCGTTATCTCTCTGGGTACCATCTCACCTGGACAACCTTCAAGGACAGTGGTGACTCCCCCAAAGGTATGGAGTTCTGGGCATTTCTGCAAATCTTCTGCCACTGATGGCCAGGGTAGGTGTCCCAAGGAGGAGGCAACAGAGGCAGACGGCCAGGcattgtgctgtgctatgctaagtcacttcaatcgtgtccaattctgtgcgaccccatagacggcagaccaccaggctcccccatccctgggattctccaggcaagaacactggagtgggttgccatttccttctccaatgcgagaaagtgaagtcgctcagtcgtgtccgactcttagcgaccccatggactgcagtctaccaggctcctccgtccatgggattttccaggcaagaccactggagtggggtgccatcaggcATTGTGCAGGGCTGGCCTATTGCAGactgtggccacaggcctggccTTCTTAGCTGACTTGCAGCTGACTGTGACTAGACCCTGGCTGTGACTTCTGGAGGGATGGGGCCCTCTGATGAGGCACTGATGGGTGCTGGGGCGCTCTGAGAGCACTTGGGTTGGTAGGCAGGCCCTCCCACCTCTACCCGAAAACAGATAAGCATGCACTGGAGGACACAGTGCTGGAGCCCCAGGCTGCAGCACTCAGAGCACAGCCTCCCATACTGCCTGCTGCCACACACTTGTTCTCACATGGGGCCCAGCTTCTGCTTTACAAGTGCCAGTCACATTTGACTGTACCAGGGTGCCATCTAGATGCCCCTCCCTGTGGTAGGAGGCCCCTCTGAAAGTGTGATCTCCTGGAATCTCACCCCATGGGGCCCTTAGGCACCAGGTCTGACTGTGGGGTGTAAGCTTCTGCCTCAGCTTCCTGCACAGGGCAGTCAGGACGGAAGGCCAGGGCTGCTCAGGGTCAGTAGACCTGACATGAGACACtccgtgccaggcactgtgggccCTACTGGGGCAGCAGGTGCCAGCCTCCGACCCCCACCCGGCCACCTCTCAGCCCATGGAGCCCCATGGGCTCAGGGATTTCCAATCTCCTGTGGCTGATGTTGGGGGGATGGGTGGCACCAGTGTCCTCCCGGTTTGTCAGGATGAGGGTGAGCGCCTCCTCTCTCACTTGGGAGGCCTGAGCTCCGCCCCAGTTCTCATGCTGCGGGGAAGCAAGCACTACTCCCATCAGGCACCACTCCGACTGGGTGCCTCTCTTGAGGTTTTTTATTTGAAGGGATGCTCACATGCAACAAAGTAGCCACTCTAGACCTGTTACTAGTTTGTATATTCATTGTATCAAGTGATCCAAGTACATCAAAGCCTAGCTTCAGTTATAAATCTTGGAAAAAGACAACCTCCTACTATAAGAAAAGTTAACTGTGATATCAAAATCACACAACTCCAGTTGCTTTTTTGTGCTTTAATGTCCCTCAGTCAAAAGCAAGTATGTCTCAGTCAGCCTGGTGCCCAGGCCGCATCAGTCCTCGGCCTGCCTCCCTCTGCTCATTCATTTGGTCTGTTTGCGAGTGGACTGACTCGAGAATACAAAAATAACCGCTACAAATTCTCTGTATCTGGCATATAAAAACTGAGTGAAAAGTATCTCAGTAGTCTGTTACCTTAAAACAAAACATCTCAGCAAAAAATACAACACAGGTTCAACTTCTGCAGTACTTTTTTCGTATAAAACCCTAGTAAAATAggcttcttaaaaattaaatagtgaAATACCAACCAAATTATATACATCATTACAGTACAGATGAATGAGGCAAAGTACCCAGTTCTCAAGTCTCCCTGGTGGTGGAAGGGCCGGCGCCTGTGGCCTGACGCTCCCCCCCTGAGGCTGCAGTCAGTTGAGAGCCAGCCTTTGACCGGTGGACAGACGGAGAAACGGGAAGACCCGGGCCCCTCAGAGCAGAGAGGCAGTCCATGATTTATTGCTTGCTGTGTCCGCGCTCTGCCCACGCAGCCTGGTCCTCAGGCCCATGCCAACGCTTGGCCCCAGGTGCAGCTGAGCCACAGCAATGGAACCCACGAGTGTCCAGAGAGGACGCGGCCTGGGCTTTCACGTCCCGGGTCTCAGCATCTGAGCGGGACCCATCCTGGGCGTTGGGGGCCATCCGAGCCCAGACGGTCTGAGTGGCACCTCAGGAGCCTCTGGCACCCGAGGGCAGGCAGTAGGGCCGGTGGTATTTGACCCTCCCACTGCCTCGAGACCACAGCACCCGCCTGCTGTGAGTATCTACGTCCGGCGCCGCTTGGCTGCGCTGGGGCTGGAGGGGTTGCTGTTGGCGGTCAGGACTTTGTCGGTGACCCGGCTGCGCTTCCGCTTGTCTGGCCCCTCTTTGGACCCCAAGTCCGAgttgttcttttctttgtctttgctgGACTTTTCTGTTGCTTTCCCCAAGCTTCCTGAAGATGAAAAAACTGGGAGACAAAATCATTTGGCTGAAAACAGAATatccaaaattttatttcatcttcctgTTCAGTTACAAAAATCTATACCTATGTACATGACATCGACCCCAAAAGGCTCCTCCCTAGCTGAGGTGCCTGCACggctgtgcccatctttgcttctCGGGGTTCGCCCTGCACTGAGAAGGCTGCCACCCATTCTACTTTAGTCGGGCAGcctcctgcacccccacccccaaggctgGCTCCAAGAGTGACTCCCCTGTGTGGGAGGCTCTCCCCGACCAGACAGAagctgccttctcagctgctgaGACAGACGAATGACCCCATTGCCAGTGATGGGGAAGCCTCACCAGGCTGGGGTCCATGCCCCTGGGGCCCTACGGTGGGAGGGCAAGCTCCACGCTTACCATCATCAGCCCCGTTGTGGGGGTCCACATcttccttcatttcctctttcatttcctcctctatgaTCACTTTTCCTGTGGGGAGATAACTGACGATGACCTGGAGCCCACAATGGTGAGCGCCATGGCCCCACCTGACCACGGTGGCTCAGGCCAGGGGCTGCTGCCGACTTGGGAGGTGTCTGCCCCTGTCTTGGAGGCCCCCAGACCGCCCCATCCTGGAGGGTGAGCACCACCCAGCCAGTGACCCTCACTCTCTGAGGCTCGTGACCTTCACCCTGACACCACCGCCTTTTCCCATTCCCAAATCTGCCCTTGCCCGAGTCATACCTTCTCGGACTTCTTGAATGATTTCTTCTGGAAGGATGAAGTTCCTCTCTGGATTTGGGAACGGAAGAATCTCAGACTCGTGCTGATGACAAATAAGGGTTTTTTTtagaagcaaagaagaaaatatgattttaaatatcacatttaaaaaaatgtgactagAGATGTAAGAGCCAACTCAGGAGTGACCAACGAGCACAGATGGCTGTCCTGAGGGGCTGCAGTGGGCAGGCGCAGGGCCTGAGGCCTTTGTTCTCTCTCGTGGAAACCaggcaaacaaagcaaaatggagGCAGCACCAGGAATGCTCGCCAGGCTCCACTTGTTCCCCAGATCACGGAGGCCCAGAGGGACAGAGAGCCGGAAACACCACCACCAGACAAAGGGAAAGGTGAGCTGGCGGGAaaggtctctgggttgggaggggATTCAGGAGACAGGGCTTCTAGTCCCCAATTTGGGAGCTGAGCTGCAAGCCTGGTGGTCAGCGAATAAGTGTGCCAACTGCCAGCTGGGAGCTTCACAAACCCTGAGAGCTCCCAGGCCCATGGTCATCCCATGGGGTGAGATCCACAGACCCATATTTACAAGGTCCCAGGTGACCATGGCATCAGCTCTATAGTGGTGCTGGGGTCCAAGGAACTGAGGAAGGAAGGGCTACCTGTCCTGGACTGAGAGCCCCCCTAGTGGCCCCCACAGCTGAGTATCACGGGGACCCCGTACTGGGCGTCACGGCCTCAGCACCCTCTAAGCCAGCGTCTGCACTTGAGAGCCATCTGTCCTGTCTACCGCACCAAAGGCCCGCAGGACAGGGGCCCTGCCATACTTGTCTCTGTGTCCAGCTCTGGGCCCCAGCCTGGAGTGGAGATGCAGGAAGCGTCTGGGGGCCAGGTGACACCCCAATATGACAAGCATGGGGGTCCTGTCAAACTGCTGAACATGGGAATTCTGGGGGAGTGAGGCCCCAACTGGTGGGCACAGCCCTTTGGGGGGCCTGCTTCAGTTCAACAGCTTGACCTCAAGTTCCCAGGTGCTAACTGCGGGCTGGGGGTCAGAGCAGTACTGtcatttctctcccttctctgccttGGGACAAGGAGATGCAAACAACTTGCCCAAAGCCAACAGGGAACTTG belongs to Bos indicus isolate NIAB-ARS_2022 breed Sahiwal x Tharparkar chromosome 13, NIAB-ARS_B.indTharparkar_mat_pri_1.0, whole genome shotgun sequence and includes:
- the MRGBP gene encoding MRG/MORF4L-binding protein, with amino-acid sequence MGEAEVGGGGAAGDKGPGEAATSPAEETVVWSPEVEVCLFHAMLGHKPVGVNRHFHMICIRDKFSQNIGRQVPSKVIWDHLSTMYDMQALHESEILPFPNPERNFILPEEIIQEVREGKVIIEEEMKEEMKEDVDPHNGADDVFSSSGSLGKATEKSSKDKEKNNSDLGSKEGPDKRKRSRVTDKVLTANSNPSSPSAAKRRRT